The window TGCTTATCGTGTTTGTAACCAGAGCCACAAAAGCTAGATAGTATAAAACACTCATGGTCCATCGCCTGCGTTACAATTGTATAAGAGATTTCTGCAGCTGTGATCCTTGTGCTACTATTTGTtgtaataaaagaaaaacagtGATTTCAAACACAACATATACATCATTTGAAATCATTAATCCCAGCTAAATTAGATGTAAGAATAAAGTTACATTCACATTTTGTTTTCTGAACGACTTTGAAATCAGTTCTGATCAATAGCAAATTACAATTGATCTGCTGCATAAACTTCAGATGAACGAGTGATcaaaacacaacacaacaccTTACAGTTTCTTTTGAAGAGAAAAGGAAATTATGAGAGTTTTTATGTACAGTGCAGAGCCACCAAGCCATCCATGACGACACCAGTGATTGCTTTCACCCTGGTATTTTAGGTGCTTGAGCTACCGAGATCAAAGTCCATTGTGTAATCATACTCGATCGTTGGAATAACTGATGCCATGAACTTCAAGAACAGGAATAGGTACCTGGAAAAGAATAGCAAAATGGTGTAATCAGCAAAAGGCCCAAATGAACTATAAGAAGAGCTGTTTTTTTGCAATATAAACCACTCTCTCACTTGTCAACTTCAGGTTCTACTCCACGCGACATTAATACATCAATGATCTTCTTCATAACAGCTCCATGTCGACATGGATGGACTGAAGCATGTTTCCCAGGCAAGTGTGGATGATCTTCAATTGTCACctgttgtagtttttttttttttaacagaggATTGCACAATTAATCTACTACATTGGTCAGACTCAGAGAATTTACAAAGTTTTATTTAGCTTCGTCTCATTTTTACCGTCTTACGAGCATGGTCTTGGCTTACATCCTCCATTACAAGTTCAGGTTGCAGCAGCATCCTTGACTACAAGATAGATGGATACATCACAGCTCTTAAGATAGATAAAAAGAGCATAAACAAGCAGCAAAATCCAAGAGTTCtaagatgaaaaataaaaaagaaacagGAATTAAATAAGATGCAGACCTCATCATAACCGGTCAGCCAAACACGAGGAGTTTGGAAATACTTATCATACCTGAACCAAAGTGAAGTGTTATGAGTTTGCTATTAATCCAAAAGAATGAGTGAGAATCTAGACAATAAAGCAGTGAGAGAGATTCGTTGGGTATGTTAAGACAGGATGCTTACGTTATGCTGATATCATATGTACGAGTTCGGAGAATGTTATCGTCATCAGGTTCATGAGCCACAAGATAAGTTGCCTAGACTCAAAGGAAGATAAAAGATTTGTCAACTGGAAGTCACATGAGATAGTAATTAGtaacgaagaagaaaataaactcACCGGATCATTTTCCACCATATTGTCAGCCTCATCAAACTCTTCCATATCTGGAATatcatcatcctcctcctcaGCTCCAAAATAGGTAGGTATTGATCGTATACCTCTTTTCTCGTTTATATCCAAGGCATCCATGGACGGCAAGTTCTCATCTTCACTGCCTTTATCTAAAATCAAAGACAAAACATTAAACCATGAGGAAAGTGAGGCACAAAACTAACATTCACCTTTGGGTTTCCCATGAGTTGCCAGCCaaccatcatcatcttcatcatcaaccaACACTTCCCCTCCCGCAGCTTCGTATTCCTCTGCCACAGATGCAGCTCTCCGTAGACAAGGTACTGTTCATTCAACCCAATAAAAACTTAAAGAGAAATGTCCATACATAACACAACaaatcaaacataaaaaaaaagctcAAATTCACCATTTCTAGTAATCAAAAACTGTTTCTCGGTGGGTAAGTATGACTTCCTCTTGCTTGGGTCACCAGATTCCCTAGTTAAACATCAACTTGATCTCATCACAATCTCACAAACTAGTATATAAAACACTAAAAGTCAATAACTTTATCCCCAAACCAGAGAAACCCATCACCCATATACCTCGAAGATCGAGTTTACAGCTAACCCATATCGTATAATTGCGAAATTCACAAAcctcaaaaattaaaaatcgcGACTTTGTAATTCACATTCATCAATAAAACATTTTTGACTAACCAAGACCAGGTAGGGCACTTGGAGACGAGATTATCGCCGGCGAGGACGAACTCGCTGACGCTGAGGACTCCCTTCTCCTTGAAGGCCGAGGTCGTACGAGGACCTGTGAATCTCTCCACCGTGCCTTTGTATGCTTCATGAAGCTTCTGCGTAAACATTTTAATCTCGCGATGAATTGGAGAATCTGATCAAGTTTTAGTTGTTGTCGAGAGAAGGATTATTCTTCTCGTATGGAAGACGACTTCTTAATCGGAGATTCGATTCTGTGCACAAGCTATCTTAGAAGATTCCGTCTTCATTGATCCTCctacttttatatatttacgtTTTGCccctttctttttatattttagttttaaagagtttttaaataatttaagtgGATTACGAATGttacattgattttttttttttgaatatatgttaaactaggtgtcttgcccgcatatgcgggcttaatcgttttacaaatatttattagtttattttttattaattcaaaaaccatcataataacttattatttatgttttaaaaaaaaataaatcaaacatatatatatatgacaaaaattttaagataataacacaatatataagaattatcttatttttaaaaaagttaatattattaataaaaattcgtttttgataatataattaattatatataaaattcattaaaggtattatagatattaatcgctctaacttttaacatgagaactcgattccaaaaatttactttgcaaataatagtatagttaattaaaatatttaagataacattgactttaactaCGGTTTAAACACTGTTTTTGAGTATTTTTGAGTATTCCAATATTTGTTTAAACACGGTTTTTGAGTATTTTTCCAATGGGCACTGCTCGGCAGTGAATGGTAGTTAGATCACAAAGTTTATAGCATTATAATTGATTATCTTATATCAGAGCTATTTGGTCACCAGTCTCATTTAAGATCTCCAGTATATTACTATAGTATTAACAGAAAAATATCAAACAACTTGTCAATAACACAGCGCATACAATTAACAAACgaaattatttgatttgttctcctctctctctctcgctctctaaTTATTTTCTGGAGGCAGTTTTCTCGGAA of the Brassica rapa cultivar Chiifu-401-42 chromosome A03, CAAS_Brap_v3.01, whole genome shotgun sequence genome contains:
- the LOC103860600 gene encoding autophagy-related protein 3 isoform X1, yielding MFTQKLHEAYKGTVERFTGPRTTSAFKEKGVLSVSEFVLAGDNLVSKCPTWSWESGDPSKRKSYLPTEKQFLITRNVPCLRRAASVAEEYEAAGGEVLVDDEDDDGWLATHGKPKDKGSEDENLPSMDALDINEKRGIRSIPTYFGAEEEDDDIPDMEEFDEADNMVENDPATYLVAHEPDDDNILRTRTYDISITYDKYFQTPRVWLTGYDESRMLLQPELVMEDVSQDHARKTVTIEDHPHLPGKHASVHPCRHGAVMKKIIDVLMSRGVEPEVDKYLFLFLKFMASVIPTIEYDYTMDFDLGSSST
- the LOC103860600 gene encoding autophagy-related protein 3 isoform X2 translates to MKHTKARWRDSQVLVRPRPSRRRESSASASSSSPAIISSPSALPGLVPCLRRAASVAEEYEAAGGEVLVDDEDDDGWLATHGKPKDKGSEDENLPSMDALDINEKRGIRSIPTYFGAEEEDDDIPDMEEFDEADNMVENDPATYLVAHEPDDDNILRTRTYDISITYDKYFQTPRVWLTGYDESRMLLQPELVMEDVSQDHARKTVTIEDHPHLPGKHASVHPCRHGAVMKKIIDVLMSRGVEPEVDKYLFLFLKFMASVIPTIEYDYTMDFDLGSSST